The nucleotide window gccaatgaaaataaaaataaatctgtgGAAGATTTAGAATCAGAAGACAAGGGCTGTGAAGAGGAGATTGAAGAAGTCACAGAGATGAAAGACATTGAACTTAGTGCTGCTTTGGAAGGCACGATTGGAGAAAGTGTTCAAGAATCTGAAGATTCCCAGGCCCAACATgtggttgaagaagaaagaactgaaAGCTCAGTAAATAGAGAGGAGATTCAAACTGGTTCAGAAGATACTCTGGTAGACATAGTAGCTGAACCAGACTTAAAGGAAGACTTAGATGACACAAATGAGACTCCTGTCAGTGTGAACAATGGTGACAAGCCAGATGAATctggcacagatgctgaatgcATGACAGAGCAGATGGAGTTGTCTGCACACCTTGTTATTGATAATGGCTCTATGATAGCTATTACCATTGCTAGCTGTAACAAGGGTAAATCAAGTGAAGATGAGACATTGCTCAAGGGAACAGAAGGAGTGGCTGTAGCTCGTATGTGTCATGATCAAGAACCACCAGCAGATGTTGAAACTGGCCCAGAAGCACCAACAGAAACACCCGAGACTGGTTTGCAAACATCAGTGGAAAATGTTGAGACAGATTTGAAAATCCAACCCAAAGGTGTTGAAGATGACCAAGCAACATCTGCCAAGGGTTCCGAACACAGTCTAGATATTCCACCAGTGCATGGTCTACCATGTTTGGGAAATGTTACAGGATGTCTAGATTTTTTGGAGGAAAATCAGGACATATACTTAGGACCATTAACAGAAAGAACAACTGAAGTTAGAGTTAGTATGGGAGACAGTCCAACTGAAAAATTGGCAACAGAAGATGTTGATGACCAACCAACCACAAATGATGCAGAACTCTGTCAGGATGTACAAGTGACCGAAACAATGGAAAGCACAGAAGAACAAAAGCCCAATCAAGACAATCTGACCGAATCTGTGGAAGCCATGGGATCACCAACAACAGtacttggagagagtgcagaagtcaGCAATACCGATGTGGAACAACTGTGTGAGGCAGAAATAGCAGGATCTGAGGCTCAAGAGTTAACAGCACCAGGAGACGATCAGATAATAGTAGCAGGGGAACAGTAGGTACACTCTGTTTATCTTGAGTCTTTAAAATATTTACTCAAGAAATATGGTTGACACTGGCTAGGTGATTCAGTGCATTTGCATGCCAGGGAATggtaaaattaaaagaaaacataGCCAAACACTTCCAATAACACCATAAATTAACTAAAAAATAAAAGACCATTTTCAGTTATAGATCACACACAGGAATGACAGCTTGTCATGTGGGGTTGTACACCATTTGTACAGGAAGTAAACCTTCCACATAGCTCCTGTACTTGTGTGAGATGCTAGAAAAATTTACgtaatttcctacattaccaacACAACTTGTCCTGCTCTCAAATACTAGCTGCCCAGCAGTGATGAACACTCAACTACAGAGCACATAACCAATGATCCATTTCTCACCTCTTACCAACTTCTCACCTTCTCACTCCACCATAGCCTTTCTTCTCTTGCTATTTTATCATTGCTCAATATATTGGATATACAGCATTTCAGATTCGTCTGGAAGTACAAATGTTATGTAGATCTGGAGTTTTAAGCTTTCTAAGCATAAATATCAATCACGTAGACATCATTAAAATAATTTTGTGTGCTCCCTTGAGGGTACATTTAGCACTGTTCTCCATATTTCAGTTCCCAAGCTGAGCTGCTGGGTAGGTGAGAGCAGAGACAAGGCAACATGGTAACAGGCTTCCTGCTAAATTTCTCAGCTAGGGAGCGGTGCATGTCATCGAATCATGGGGAACAGTGTTCGAGATTAAATTGAGGAATAGTTAAGAAATCTGTGTTACATGAAAGAATCACATATTAAGTTCCATTTTATATTAAGTTCTGTAGTTAAATCTTAGAATTAAAAAATGTGCAAATGTAGCTGACAGGCAATATCTGTAAGGCTGTAACTGTCATATAAAATAACCTTAGATAGTTCTAATCTCACGGATATATCTATATGTTTATTCTTTTCTGTACAAGTAAATAGATAAGGTAGTTTATGTTTTTTCCTGAGATTGTGCTGTAGAGCCTTTGAGTCTAGGTATGTTGAGGTAATAATACATAATGCAAAACCAAGAGTGGAGATCATGAAGGAGGTGATTTAATGGCCTCTTAGCCGAGCTTAAAAGCAAGACCATTGTACTTTGtggtggaagatgaagaagggagcCATCTGGAGGATTAAATTCACCCGACTGTAATGTGTGTATCTTCTGTGGCAAAGCATCCTTTGTAATCTCGGTACGATGGCTGTGAGTATATGTAACATTTAACTTTTAATAAAACTTCAAGCGTTTGACTGCTTGTTAATTTCATCTTTGGCATATAGACATGGGGCTGTAGCCTTTAGTCTATATTAGTGCAAAATTCACATTCCTAACAGCGGGAAGAAGAAAAAACTGCTATATTCTGAAAGGCTTCTGCAAATACCTTTTAACAATTATTAATAAAGAAAtcttgttgttatgatctggaatacactgcctgaaagggaggtggaagcagattcaatagtaactttcaaaagggaattgaagggaaaaaatttgcagggctatagtgaaagggcagaggagtgggactaattggatagctctttcaaagagccggcacaggcacgatgggccgaatggcctccatctgtgctgtatgattctatgaactcaatTACTAAGTATTTTAGATGTACATATATTGATGTACATTTGTACAGTATGATATAAATCACCTTACAGAATAATTAGTTAAATGAACAGTTCAAGGCATGATCCCACAGTGGTCCTATCCTCAAAGAGCTAAGCAACAAGTACTCTATCCTAGTAGTTAAAACAAGGTCAACCTTAGGCAATAGCTGGCACCCTGACCAGCCTGGTAGCTTTGTGGTCTTTTCCAAGCTGCGATGAGGTTCCAGCCTGTGATTCCATTACCCTGCATCAGCAATTcatcgtgccccccccccccccaactccgcgCTCCATTTTCTCGCCTCTGCACACGACTTTATAGGGGTGCGCTGCCACGGGTGCCAGCTGCCACTCTGGTATCTCGGCCAAGTGGCCAttttgtgagcctagacagagAGAGCAGTCCGGCTGTTCAGAATGGGGACCAGCATAGCTGAGCCTGGTTATGTCCTCAGCTGACaaccacacacactttccagcaggagtcactggatagtgattccAGAATTGATGTTTCCTTCCCAGCCTAGGGAAACTAAGGCTCTTTATTATCTTTAAAGTGAAAAATACATGCAAAgttcctttttttttggttagaATTAGAGTTTATTTTTTGCAAAGAAAATGGCACTGTGTAGAACAAGGATTCCTTTAATGAAGTTGAGCCAGAGGGCCATGCATTGTAGTTCTGAGCACTGAATGGCAGAATGTAGGTTCAGTATCTGCCTAGCGGATGCTGTAATATGCCCAACAGGAGAGAAGAAAAATTGGACGAGAGAGTGCAGCCTACTGGTAACTCAAGCCTGCTAGTGACAGAAAGGCAGAAAGTGGAGATCTTGAAGTAGGCTGCCTACCTGACCACTCGGAGCAGAGGTGAAATGTACTTCACCTTTTAGCCTTCCAGTTTCAGCATTAAGCACTCTCAGATCAAGTATTgcatggtttttaaaaaattcattctcaggctatgggcgtcgctagcaaggcgggcatttattgcccatacctagttgacctgagaaggtggtggtgggccttcttcttgaactgctgaagttccaagattttgattcCAGGCATagcgatacatgtccaagtcgggacggcGTGTGACTTGagtggaacttggagatgatggagctcccatgcacctgttgcccttgtccctctagttggattggggggtgttgaagaagccttgatgagttgctgcagagcatcctgtagatagtaaatactgcagccacggtatgccaGTGGTGGAAGGGTTGGATGTTTAGGTTAGAAGATGAGGTGCTAAGCAAGCGGacaactttgtcctggatggtgtcaagcttcttcagTATTTTTGCAGTTCCACCCATCCAGGGAAATGGTGAGTATTCTAGTCTCTGATTGATTTagtagccatggtatttatgtggctggtccaattgagtttctggtcaatgatgctCCCCAGgctgttgacggtgggggatttggttatggtaataccattgaatgttaaGAGGAGGTGGAAATGTTTTCTTgttttggagatggtaattgcctagcacttgtgagGTGCAAATGTTAATTGTAatgtatcagcccaagcctggatgttgtccaggacttgttGCATGAGgacatggactgtttcattatctgaggaattgcaaatggagctatacactgtgcaatcatcagccctatttctgaccttatgaaggccACTGATGATGCaggtgaagatagttgggcctaggacactgccctgaagaactcctgcagtgtgtcctggggctgagatgattggcctccaacaaccacaaccatcttcctttgtgccaggtagaactccagccactggagagtttttcccctaatccccattgacttcagttttactagggattCTTGGTACCATGCTTGATTGAAtagaattatgtttttttttttattttgtgtgtCGGGAAGTGCCTGGCCTCTACTTAGCAACTGTGTAGTGGCATgatttaggggttacggggagcgggcaggaaattggacatgaatttagatttgaggttaggatcagactcgaggggctgattggcctactcctgctcctatttcttatgttcttatgatttgaaatcaaggacTCGCTGTAGGATGATTCCCAGGTGTAGACCTGTTCCCATCACATTGTAATACAGGATGTTGCAACATTCCCGAGTAACTCT belongs to Heptranchias perlo isolate sHepPer1 chromosome 37, sHepPer1.hap1, whole genome shotgun sequence and includes:
- the LOC137304237 gene encoding aspartic and glutamic acid-rich protein-like, which encodes MAEVEDDKEITAQGSEEHLVEISTNESEKQDVPNEEEAGDLTINEETFEKNEATVKTMLMEMPQEEGNIAEVTVEEQVTEGNEDAQIAGKEGLDFETKNENEESEQNISMETAKDVEESLLDAVDTSDVELKAEQSDQNPYAEELANENKNKSVEDLESEDKGCEEEIEEVTEMKDIELSAALEGTIGESVQESEDSQAQHVVEEERTESSVNREEIQTGSEDTLVDIVAEPDLKEDLDDTNETPVSVNNGDKPDESGTDAECMTEQMELSAHLVIDNGSMIAITIASCNKGKSSEDETLLKGTEGVAVARMCHDQEPPADVETGPEAPTETPETGLQTSVENVETDLKIQPKGVEDDQATSAKGSEHSLDIPPVHGLPCLGNVTGCLDFLEENQDIYLGPLTERTTEVRVSMGDSPTEKLATEDVDDQPTTNDAELCQDVQVTETMESTEEQKPNQDNLTESVEAMGSPTTVLGESAEVSNTDVEQLCEAEIAGSEAQELTAPGDDQIIVAGEQ